A single region of the Streptomyces virginiae genome encodes:
- a CDS encoding GNAT family N-acetyltransferase, which yields MTTESVEVRRGLPEGAAARVAELYWEAFGEKLGRALGPPEAGRRFIAGHLHADRAVTALSGGGGDPDGRVVGVAGYQLAGRGLIGGDAAAVLATYGRVRGLYRVFLLALLERTPARGELVMDGIAVDPAERSRGIGGLLLREIEAIAVEQRCRRIRLDVVEENPRAQELYERHGFRAVQVRRTPWLRDVLGFGGVTTMHKEVAAR from the coding sequence ATGACGACGGAGAGCGTGGAGGTACGGCGCGGGCTGCCCGAGGGGGCCGCCGCGCGCGTCGCCGAGCTGTACTGGGAGGCCTTCGGGGAAAAGCTGGGCCGCGCGCTCGGCCCCCCGGAGGCCGGGCGCCGGTTCATCGCCGGCCACCTGCACGCGGACCGGGCCGTCACCGCGCTGTCCGGCGGCGGGGGCGACCCGGACGGCCGGGTGGTCGGCGTGGCGGGCTACCAGCTGGCCGGGCGCGGCCTGATCGGCGGCGACGCGGCCGCGGTCCTGGCCACGTACGGGCGGGTCCGAGGCCTGTACCGGGTGTTCCTGCTGGCCCTGCTGGAGCGCACCCCGGCCCGCGGCGAGCTGGTCATGGACGGCATCGCCGTGGACCCCGCCGAGCGGAGCCGGGGCATCGGCGGGCTGCTGCTGCGGGAGATCGAGGCGATCGCCGTGGAGCAGCGATGCCGGCGGATCCGGCTCGACGTGGTCGAGGAGAACCCGCGGGCCCAGGAGCTGTACGAGCGGCACGGGTTCCGGGCGGTCCAGGTGCGGCGCACGCCCTGGCTGCGGGACGTACTGGGATTCGGGGGCGTGACGACGATGCACAAGGAGGTGGCCGCACGATGA
- a CDS encoding RidA family protein: MTRSIINPAGLHTPTGYGYSHIVSAPGEQVFIAGQYGSDEHGHVVSEDFADQVERAFANLRTALDAVGLGPSDVVRIGTYIVGHDQRKLEILLERLHATWGTELPAQTLIGVAALALPDMLFEIDAVAVRTP, from the coding sequence ATGACGCGCAGCATCATCAACCCGGCAGGACTCCACACCCCGACCGGCTACGGCTACAGCCACATCGTCTCCGCACCCGGCGAGCAGGTGTTCATAGCCGGCCAGTACGGCTCCGACGAGCACGGCCACGTCGTCTCCGAGGACTTCGCCGACCAGGTCGAGCGGGCCTTCGCCAATCTCCGTACCGCCCTCGACGCCGTCGGCCTCGGCCCCTCGGACGTGGTCCGCATCGGCACCTACATCGTCGGCCACGACCAGCGGAAGCTGGAGATCCTGCTGGAGCGGCTGCACGCCACGTGGGGGACCGAACTGCCCGCCCAGACCCTGATCGGCGTCGCCGCGCTCGCCCTGCCCGACATGCTCTTCGAGATCGACGCGGTGGCCGTGCGCACGCCCTGA
- a CDS encoding RrF2 family transcriptional regulator, with protein sequence MSEGVEWALHSCVNLAWSGPDRAVSAARLAAWHDLPAAYLNKQLQALARAGIVTSTPGPRGGFRLARPLDAISLMDVVAAVEGAEEAFRCAEIRQQGPGAGGPADSAPERDAADCAIARAMSRAELAWRRALAAQNLDEIRQQAERQAPEAPERLRAWLAAR encoded by the coding sequence ATGAGCGAGGGCGTCGAGTGGGCGCTGCACAGCTGCGTCAATCTGGCCTGGAGCGGTCCGGACCGGGCCGTTTCGGCCGCGCGGCTCGCCGCGTGGCACGACCTGCCGGCGGCCTACCTCAACAAGCAGCTCCAGGCACTGGCCCGGGCGGGCATCGTCACCTCCACCCCCGGGCCCCGGGGCGGCTTCCGGCTGGCCCGCCCGCTCGACGCCATCTCGCTCATGGACGTGGTCGCCGCCGTCGAAGGGGCCGAGGAGGCCTTCCGGTGCGCGGAGATCCGGCAGCAGGGTCCCGGCGCCGGCGGACCGGCGGACTCCGCCCCGGAGCGGGACGCCGCCGACTGCGCCATCGCGCGCGCCATGAGCCGGGCCGAACTGGCCTGGCGCAGGGCCCTCGCCGCCCAGAACCTCGACGAGATCCGGCAGCAGGCCGAACGGCAGGCCCCCGAGGCCCCCGAGCGGCTGCGCGCCTGGCTCGCCGCGCGGTAA
- a CDS encoding aspartate aminotransferase family protein, which produces MNAEAAALAAVKDADRKHVFHSWSAQELIDPLAVAGAEGSYFWDYQGNRFLDFSSALVYTNIGYQHPKVTAAIQEQAAKLCTVAPGFAVDVRSEAARLIAERTPGDLDKIFFTNAGAEAVENAVRMARLHTGRPKVLSAYRSYHGATSTAINLTGDARRFGNDSATAGVVHFWGPFAYRSPFYAATEAEECERALRHLEDTIVFEGPQSIAAIILETVGGAPGVLVHPDGYLAGVRALCDRFGIVFVLDEIMVGFGRTGKWFASEHWDVTPDLICFAKGVTSGYLPLGGVAISAAIAETFARRPYPGGLTYSGHVLACAAAVATINVMEEEGIVERSARTGAELLGPGLRALAERHPSVGEVRGLGTFWALELVRSKETREPLVPYNASGAQNAPMAEFGAACKKGGLWPLIAGNRIHIAPPCNISADDVAKGLRILDEALSVADAHTV; this is translated from the coding sequence ATGAACGCAGAAGCCGCCGCCCTCGCCGCCGTGAAAGACGCTGACCGGAAGCACGTCTTCCACTCCTGGTCGGCGCAGGAGCTCATCGACCCGCTCGCCGTGGCCGGCGCGGAGGGCTCGTACTTCTGGGACTACCAGGGCAACCGCTTCCTCGACTTCTCCAGTGCCCTCGTCTACACGAACATCGGCTACCAGCACCCGAAGGTCACCGCGGCCATCCAGGAGCAGGCGGCCAAGCTGTGCACCGTCGCGCCCGGCTTCGCCGTCGACGTGCGCTCCGAGGCGGCCCGACTGATCGCCGAGCGCACGCCCGGCGACCTCGACAAGATCTTCTTCACCAACGCCGGGGCCGAGGCCGTGGAGAACGCCGTCCGCATGGCCCGGCTGCACACCGGCCGGCCGAAGGTGCTGTCCGCCTACCGCTCGTACCACGGCGCCACCTCCACCGCGATCAACCTGACCGGCGACGCCCGCCGCTTCGGCAACGACTCCGCGACCGCCGGCGTCGTGCACTTCTGGGGGCCCTTCGCCTACCGCTCGCCCTTCTACGCGGCCACCGAGGCCGAGGAGTGCGAGCGGGCCCTGCGCCACCTGGAGGACACCATCGTCTTCGAGGGGCCGCAGTCCATCGCCGCGATCATCCTGGAGACCGTCGGCGGCGCCCCGGGCGTGCTCGTGCACCCGGACGGCTACCTGGCCGGCGTCCGCGCGCTGTGCGACCGCTTCGGCATCGTCTTCGTCCTCGACGAGATCATGGTCGGCTTCGGGCGCACCGGTAAGTGGTTCGCCTCCGAGCACTGGGACGTGACCCCCGACCTGATCTGCTTCGCCAAGGGCGTGACCAGCGGATACCTGCCGCTCGGCGGGGTCGCCATCTCGGCCGCCATCGCCGAGACCTTCGCCCGCCGGCCCTACCCGGGCGGGCTCACGTACTCCGGGCACGTGCTGGCGTGCGCGGCCGCCGTGGCGACGATCAACGTCATGGAGGAGGAGGGCATCGTCGAGCGGTCCGCCCGCACCGGCGCCGAGCTGCTGGGCCCCGGCCTGCGCGCGCTCGCCGAGCGGCACCCCTCGGTCGGCGAGGTCCGCGGGCTCGGCACCTTCTGGGCCCTGGAGCTCGTACGGAGCAAGGAGACCCGGGAGCCGCTGGTCCCGTACAACGCCTCCGGTGCGCAGAACGCCCCGATGGCCGAGTTCGGGGCCGCCTGCAAGAAGGGCGGGCTCTGGCCGCTGATCGCCGGCAACCGCATCCACATCGCGCCGCCGTGCAACATCTCGGCGGACGACGTGGCCAAGGGGCTGCGGATCCTCGACGAGGCCCTCTCCGTGGCGGACGCTCACACCGTCTGA
- a CDS encoding class F sortase: MPRAKWAVAALTVVLLSTGIAVLQRTEGARPAAVTTDDALPSRALGLSGHRRLVRELEQSGEHTPGTGARSPRTAPGPLREVSGPLRAARPLRLRIPSLGVDVPLNGDRAEVAWDTGGPAPGTAGTAVVTVEGLPLGELRRGRTIEIPRADSRTAVFTVVRISPGRASGHEGPPGRAQLRLVGGETAVLARLTGQRRTR; the protein is encoded by the coding sequence ATGCCCCGCGCCAAGTGGGCCGTCGCCGCGCTGACGGTGGTTCTGTTGTCCACCGGTATCGCGGTGTTGCAACGGACCGAGGGGGCCCGACCCGCGGCCGTGACCACCGACGACGCGCTGCCCTCACGGGCGTTGGGGCTGTCCGGCCACCGCCGTCTGGTACGGGAGCTGGAGCAGTCCGGCGAGCACACCCCCGGCACGGGGGCCCGATCGCCGAGGACCGCCCCCGGGCCGCTGCGGGAGGTCAGCGGGCCGCTGCGGGCCGCTCGGCCGCTGCGTTTGCGGATCCCGAGCCTGGGCGTGGACGTACCGCTGAACGGCGACCGGGCGGAGGTCGCCTGGGACACCGGGGGGCCGGCGCCCGGTACGGCCGGGACCGCGGTGGTGACCGTGGAAGGGCTTCCCCTCGGCGAGTTGCGTCGGGGCCGGACCATCGAGATCCCCCGCGCGGACAGCCGTACGGCCGTGTTCACCGTCGTACGGATCTCACCCGGCAGGGCCTCCGGCCACGAGGGCCCGCCCGGTCGGGCCCAACTACGGCTGGTCGGCGGCGAGACCGCCGTGCTGGCCCGGCTGACCGGGCAGCGCCGCACCCGCTGA
- a CDS encoding FUSC family protein, translated as MSTERTEHISSRRARHLPLAPPSWLLGGLKPSTAPIPWAAVARASVAMSVPLAVGFALDEPEYGALASMGALAGVLGDTADAYRMRVLNIAVPQLVGAVGVALGTLVYGHGWLAVGALTLIALVSGMISSIGTVASVSGLLLLLNAVIGAGLPLPEPWWTAPLLLTAGGLFVLALTLLGWPLRRRQPERTAVADTYRALADALEAAGGPVARYDERRQEVTQAINHAYDLVLGRRARVHGRSPSLVRLLAQLNVVIPLVEAAPAAHLRGRPLPPEIPAAVRELADAVEEGRTEAPVLELPAPHTPAERAVDAALRHAAKIVHIADPDLNNVDDRLGRPAALRVRARRAVRDMMLSRASWRYGLRLALCIGIAQSLVSVIEFERSYWVALTVTFVLKPDFGSVFSRAVLRALGTAGGLVIAAAVLSEVPRGWWDVPVMVVLAGLIPAFSAKGYAFQTAAITPVILLLSDLLNHQGFDLIRPRLVDSLIGCAITLVFGYLLWPESWHTRIGDRLADTVDDAARYVERAFAPVADEAAFAAARTARLQARRRIYRDLSGVRSEFQRALTEPPPTGPRAAAWWPLVVAVERIVDATTAARVRVNHGAAPPPAGEVDSIARRLHDLADRVRSSTVPVRVDDTAPAGAEGSVLAPVHQEIAAALAIARPES; from the coding sequence ATGAGCACCGAACGCACCGAACACATATCGTCGCGCAGAGCCCGGCACCTTCCGCTGGCTCCGCCCTCCTGGCTGCTGGGCGGGCTGAAGCCCAGCACGGCGCCCATCCCGTGGGCCGCCGTGGCCCGGGCCTCGGTCGCGATGTCCGTCCCGCTCGCCGTGGGCTTCGCCCTCGACGAGCCCGAATACGGCGCGCTCGCCTCCATGGGCGCCCTGGCCGGAGTCCTCGGCGACACCGCCGACGCCTACCGGATGCGCGTCCTGAACATCGCCGTCCCCCAGCTCGTCGGCGCCGTCGGAGTCGCGCTGGGCACCCTGGTCTACGGGCACGGCTGGCTGGCCGTCGGAGCGCTCACCCTCATCGCCCTCGTCTCCGGGATGATCTCTTCCATCGGCACGGTCGCCTCCGTGTCCGGACTGCTGCTCCTGCTCAACGCCGTGATCGGCGCCGGACTGCCGCTGCCCGAGCCCTGGTGGACGGCCCCGCTGCTGCTGACCGCGGGCGGGCTGTTCGTCCTCGCGCTGACCCTGCTGGGCTGGCCGCTGCGCCGCCGGCAGCCGGAGCGCACCGCCGTGGCCGACACCTACCGGGCCCTGGCCGACGCCCTGGAGGCCGCCGGCGGCCCCGTCGCCCGCTACGACGAACGCCGTCAGGAGGTCACCCAGGCCATCAACCACGCCTACGACCTCGTGCTCGGCCGCCGGGCCCGGGTGCACGGGCGCAGCCCCTCCCTGGTGCGCCTGCTGGCCCAGCTCAACGTGGTGATCCCGCTGGTGGAGGCCGCACCGGCCGCGCACCTGCGGGGCCGGCCGCTGCCCCCCGAGATCCCGGCGGCCGTACGGGAGCTGGCCGACGCCGTCGAGGAGGGCCGCACCGAGGCCCCCGTACTGGAGCTGCCCGCCCCGCACACCCCGGCCGAACGGGCCGTCGACGCCGCCCTGCGCCACGCGGCGAAGATCGTGCACATCGCCGACCCCGACCTGAACAACGTCGACGACCGTCTCGGCCGGCCCGCCGCGTTGCGGGTGCGGGCCCGGCGCGCGGTCCGCGACATGATGCTGTCCCGGGCCTCCTGGCGGTACGGGCTGCGGCTCGCGCTGTGCATCGGGATCGCGCAGTCCCTCGTCTCGGTGATCGAGTTCGAACGCTCCTACTGGGTCGCGCTGACCGTCACCTTCGTCCTCAAGCCCGACTTCGGCTCGGTGTTCTCCCGGGCCGTACTGCGCGCGCTCGGCACCGCGGGCGGGCTGGTCATCGCGGCCGCCGTGCTCTCCGAGGTGCCGCGCGGATGGTGGGACGTCCCGGTGATGGTGGTGCTCGCCGGGCTGATCCCCGCCTTCTCCGCCAAGGGGTACGCCTTCCAGACCGCCGCGATCACCCCGGTGATCCTGCTCCTCTCGGACCTGCTCAACCACCAGGGCTTCGACCTGATCCGCCCCCGGCTGGTGGACAGCCTGATCGGCTGCGCCATCACGCTCGTCTTCGGGTACCTGCTGTGGCCCGAGAGCTGGCACACGCGGATCGGGGACCGGCTCGCCGACACCGTGGACGACGCCGCCCGCTACGTGGAGCGTGCCTTCGCCCCGGTCGCCGACGAGGCCGCGTTCGCCGCGGCCCGCACCGCCCGCCTCCAGGCCCGGCGGCGCATCTACCGGGACCTGTCGGGCGTACGCAGCGAGTTCCAGCGGGCGCTGACCGAGCCGCCGCCGACCGGGCCGCGGGCCGCCGCCTGGTGGCCGCTGGTGGTTGCCGTCGAACGGATCGTGGACGCGACCACCGCCGCGCGGGTCCGGGTCAACCACGGCGCGGCCCCGCCCCCCGCCGGTGAGGTCGACTCGATCGCCCGCCGGCTCCACGACCTGGCCGACCGGGTGCGCAGCAGCACCGTCCCGGTACGGGTCGACGACACGGCGCCGGCGGGCGCGGAGGGCAGTGTGCTGGCCCCCGTCCACCAGGAGATCGCGGCGGCCCTGGCCATCGCCCGGCCGGAATCCTGA
- the pucL gene encoding factor-independent urate hydroxylase — MSKHVLAQNQYGKAENRIVKVTRKGNDGSWHEIRDLNVSVALRGEFRDVHLTGDNANCLPTDTTKNTVYAFGKEHGVESPEAFGILLAKHFVSSQQPIREAQIRIEEFAWERIPVPTRKEQHSFALKGQEVRTAQITYSETTGLQVISGLKDLTVMNSTNSEFHGYIKDKYTTLKEAYDRILATKVTARWAHSALAADDAGHDWDQAYKKVRKNMLEAFAETYSYSLQQTLNQMAERVLDNCPKVNEVRLNLPNKHHFLVDLEPFGLKNDNEVYFAADRPYGLIEGTIHRDGVQPVIATSDWIVA, encoded by the coding sequence ATGAGCAAGCACGTCCTGGCCCAGAACCAGTACGGCAAGGCCGAGAACCGCATCGTGAAGGTGACCCGCAAGGGCAACGACGGTTCCTGGCACGAGATCCGCGACCTCAACGTCTCGGTCGCGCTCCGCGGTGAGTTCCGCGACGTCCACCTCACCGGCGACAACGCCAACTGCCTGCCGACCGACACCACCAAGAACACGGTGTACGCCTTCGGCAAGGAGCACGGCGTCGAGTCGCCGGAGGCCTTCGGCATCCTGCTCGCCAAGCACTTCGTCTCCTCGCAGCAGCCGATCCGCGAGGCCCAGATCCGCATCGAGGAATTCGCCTGGGAGCGCATCCCGGTCCCGACGCGCAAGGAGCAGCACTCCTTCGCCCTCAAGGGCCAGGAGGTGCGCACCGCGCAGATCACCTACAGCGAGACGACGGGCCTGCAGGTCATCTCGGGTCTGAAGGACCTGACGGTGATGAACTCGACGAACTCCGAGTTCCACGGCTACATCAAGGACAAGTACACGACGCTCAAGGAGGCGTACGACCGCATCCTGGCGACCAAGGTCACCGCGCGCTGGGCGCACTCGGCGCTGGCCGCCGACGACGCCGGTCACGACTGGGACCAGGCGTACAAGAAGGTCCGCAAGAACATGCTGGAAGCCTTCGCGGAGACGTACTCGTACTCGCTGCAGCAGACCCTGAACCAGATGGCCGAGCGCGTGCTCGACAACTGCCCCAAGGTCAACGAGGTGCGCCTGAACCTCCCCAACAAGCACCACTTCCTCGTCGACCTGGAGCCCTTCGGCCTCAAGAACGACAACGAGGTCTACTTCGCGGCCGACCGCCCGTACGGCCTGATCGAGGGCACCATCCACCGCGACGGCGTGCAGCCGGTGATCGCGACGTCCGACTGGATCGTCGCGTAA
- a CDS encoding PaaX family transcriptional regulator C-terminal domain-containing protein, translating to MSAIPTRMVVHALVREDGTVAGEELYEVAALLGMTDQQVRLCVKRLVTEGRFTVEGRGRRAVLRLAGTEQGAAPALVPEVEFVRHAYRQDRGLEPWDGCWHAFAFAVPESARAARDSLRDALTGLGAAPVQGGLYVTPNAIGPYIRAHAADLDLSEALTCLSTRDLVVGGTRDPRALAERLWPLPEIAERYGELRALAERPPEPGPAAGPAHAVALAAAFSAAMLPDPLLPPELLPQPWPGATARAAASEAWARLGAAAPAGGPRLFRLYGEALA from the coding sequence ATGAGCGCGATCCCCACACGGATGGTGGTGCACGCGCTGGTCCGGGAGGACGGGACGGTCGCGGGCGAAGAGCTGTACGAGGTCGCCGCGCTGCTCGGGATGACCGACCAGCAGGTGCGACTGTGCGTGAAGCGGCTGGTGACCGAGGGCCGGTTCACGGTGGAGGGGCGCGGCCGGCGGGCCGTGCTGCGCCTGGCGGGGACGGAGCAGGGGGCCGCGCCGGCCCTCGTACCGGAGGTGGAGTTCGTCCGGCACGCCTACCGGCAGGACCGGGGGCTGGAGCCGTGGGACGGGTGCTGGCACGCCTTCGCCTTCGCCGTACCGGAATCCGCGCGGGCCGCTCGGGACTCCTTGCGGGACGCGCTGACCGGGCTGGGGGCGGCGCCGGTCCAGGGCGGGCTGTACGTCACGCCGAACGCGATCGGCCCGTACATACGGGCCCACGCGGCGGATCTGGACCTCTCGGAGGCACTGACCTGCCTGAGCACCCGGGACCTCGTGGTGGGCGGGACCCGCGACCCGCGGGCCCTGGCGGAACGGCTCTGGCCGCTGCCGGAGATCGCGGAGCGGTACGGGGAGCTCCGCGCGCTCGCGGAGCGGCCCCCCGAGCCCGGACCGGCCGCCGGGCCGGCGCACGCCGTGGCCCTCGCCGCGGCCTTCTCCGCCGCGATGCTCCCCGATCCGCTGCTCCCGCCGGAGCTGCTGCCGCAGCCGTGGCCGGGTGCGACGGCCCGGGCGGCGGCGTCCGAGGCCTGGGCCCGGCTGGGGGCGGCCGCTCCCGCCGGGGGGCCCCGGCTGTTCCGGCTGTACGGCGAAGCCCTGGCCTGA
- a CDS encoding alpha/beta hydrolase family protein produces MTETRTFRTSRTSRASRASRPPRALRRVLLTVLLLATALLLTGVVLWQHDYGLHEERVTVPAAGHDLPGVLATPTGRGPGPFPLVVLVHGDGEVDATHDGFYRPYWEAFARAGYASLSLDKPADWLGQTMDDRARETVDALTWAARTRPEIDPARIGLWGASQAGWVMPKVVARAPAPGVRFVIAVGTAVNWERQGEYNLRAELRAAGADAERTAAALRTREATLALLRRGATYEEYRASPGADRELTAERWTFISRNHTADMTADLRAMPPVPVLLISGADDLNVDGAETEALHRSVSAPGTLTVRRYPGATHALLRTEVERSPWRLTLTAVFAPRKLFPPGLLADQRRFLEELSRPA; encoded by the coding sequence ATGACCGAGACCCGCACCTTCCGCACCTCCCGCACGTCCCGAGCGTCCCGAGCGTCCCGCCCACCCCGCGCACTCCGCCGGGTGCTCCTGACCGTCCTCCTCCTCGCCACCGCCCTGCTCCTCACCGGAGTCGTCCTGTGGCAGCACGACTACGGCCTCCACGAGGAGCGCGTCACCGTACCCGCCGCGGGCCACGACCTGCCCGGTGTTCTCGCCACCCCCACCGGCCGGGGCCCCGGACCCTTCCCGCTCGTCGTGCTCGTGCACGGCGACGGCGAGGTCGACGCCACCCACGACGGCTTCTACCGCCCCTACTGGGAGGCCTTCGCCCGCGCCGGATACGCCTCGCTCTCCCTCGACAAACCAGCCGACTGGCTCGGCCAGACCATGGACGACCGGGCCCGCGAGACCGTCGACGCCCTCACCTGGGCGGCCCGCACCCGGCCCGAGATCGACCCCGCCCGCATCGGCCTGTGGGGCGCCAGCCAGGCCGGTTGGGTCATGCCCAAGGTGGTGGCGCGGGCCCCCGCCCCCGGGGTGCGCTTCGTCATCGCGGTCGGCACCGCCGTGAACTGGGAACGCCAGGGGGAGTACAACCTGCGCGCCGAACTGCGCGCGGCCGGGGCCGACGCCGAGCGCACGGCGGCCGCCCTACGCACCCGGGAGGCCACCCTGGCGCTGCTGCGGCGCGGGGCGACGTACGAGGAGTACCGGGCGAGTCCGGGAGCCGACCGGGAACTCACCGCGGAGCGCTGGACGTTCATCAGTCGCAACCACACCGCGGACATGACCGCGGACCTGCGGGCGATGCCGCCCGTCCCGGTGCTGCTGATCTCCGGCGCCGACGACCTGAACGTGGACGGCGCCGAGACCGAGGCGCTCCACCGGAGCGTGTCGGCACCCGGCACCCTCACGGTCCGCCGCTATCCGGGGGCGACGCACGCCCTGCTGCGCACCGAGGTCGAGCGCTCCCCCTGGCGGTTGACCCTGACGGCCGTCTTCGCCCCGCGCAAGCTCTTCCCGCCCGGCCTGCTCGCCGACCAGCGGCGCTTCCTGGAGGAACTCAGCCGCCCAGCGTGA
- a CDS encoding histidine phosphatase family protein: protein MKTPLVRVRLVSFPLDAAARQGRFGHARPCPGHEGLRGLATGEWAGLTLDEVATGDPAAVHAWLTDPAYAPPGGESVDALIARVGAELAGLAEGTHRVVVEQAVVRAAVVHALELPAAAFWRLDVRPESVTTLTGRAGRWNLLVGQPQDERSTDGQP from the coding sequence ATGAAGACCCCGTTGGTACGAGTTCGACTGGTCAGTTTCCCTCTGGACGCGGCCGCCCGTCAGGGCCGCTTCGGTCACGCGCGGCCGTGCCCCGGTCACGAGGGACTGCGCGGACTTGCCACGGGTGAGTGGGCCGGGCTGACCCTGGACGAGGTGGCGACCGGGGATCCGGCGGCGGTGCACGCCTGGCTGACGGATCCGGCGTACGCGCCACCGGGCGGGGAGTCCGTGGACGCGTTGATCGCCCGCGTCGGGGCGGAGCTGGCGGGCCTGGCCGAGGGCACGCACCGGGTGGTGGTCGAGCAGGCCGTCGTGCGGGCGGCCGTGGTGCACGCCCTGGAGCTGCCCGCGGCGGCCTTCTGGCGGCTCGACGTCCGACCGGAATCGGTGACCACCCTCACCGGGCGGGCGGGGCGCTGGAACCTCCTGGTCGGGCAGCCGCAGGACGAGCGGTCGACGGACGGGCAGCCGTAG
- a CDS encoding CbtA family protein encodes MTSTSPGGVSPRTLLVRGMLAGLLAGVAAFLVAYLLGESKVDAAIAIEEAAAAGHDHGEDAPVSRALQATAGLGTGVLLYAVALGGIAALVYCFALGRIGRFGPRATAALVTGALYVTVTLVPFFKYPANPPAVGDPETAARRTALYLLMIALSVLLAAGALILGRRLAPRLGNGNASIVAGAAFVVAIGLAYALLPGVNEVPADFPAALIWEFRLASLAIQTALWTTFGLAFGFLAERALVPAPAPKEAVQPTD; translated from the coding sequence ATGACTTCCACTTCTCCGGGTGGGGTCTCCCCCCGCACCCTGCTCGTCCGCGGCATGCTCGCCGGCCTGCTGGCCGGCGTGGCCGCCTTCCTCGTCGCCTACCTCCTCGGTGAGTCCAAGGTGGACGCGGCGATCGCCATCGAAGAGGCCGCCGCGGCCGGTCACGACCACGGCGAGGACGCCCCCGTCAGCCGGGCCCTCCAGGCCACGGCCGGACTCGGCACCGGTGTCCTGCTCTACGCGGTCGCCCTCGGCGGCATCGCCGCGCTGGTCTACTGCTTCGCCCTGGGCCGCATCGGCCGCTTCGGCCCGCGGGCCACGGCCGCCCTGGTCACCGGGGCCCTGTACGTCACCGTGACGCTGGTGCCGTTCTTCAAGTACCCCGCCAATCCACCCGCCGTGGGCGACCCCGAGACCGCCGCCCGACGGACCGCCCTCTACCTGCTGATGATCGCCCTGAGCGTGCTGCTGGCGGCCGGCGCGCTGATCCTCGGCCGGCGGCTCGCGCCGAGGCTCGGCAACGGGAACGCGTCGATCGTCGCCGGCGCGGCCTTCGTCGTGGCCATCGGCCTCGCGTACGCCCTGCTGCCCGGCGTCAACGAGGTCCCTGCGGATTTCCCGGCCGCGCTGATCTGGGAGTTCCGCCTCGCGTCCCTGGCCATCCAGACGGCACTGTGGACGACTTTCGGCCTGGCTTTCGGTTTTCTAGCCGAACGAGCCCTTGTGCCCGCCCCCGCACCCAAGGAGGCTGTGCAGCCGACCGATTGA
- a CDS encoding CbtB domain-containing protein gives MAHPAVPTTNSPVIAPLSLSALAPWAVFVGILMLVLLYFVGAEQGATSVFEGETIHEWLHDGRHLLGFPCH, from the coding sequence ATGGCCCACCCCGCCGTGCCCACGACGAACTCGCCCGTCATCGCCCCCCTCTCGCTCTCCGCGCTGGCCCCCTGGGCCGTGTTCGTCGGCATCCTCATGCTCGTCCTGCTGTACTTCGTCGGCGCCGAGCAGGGCGCCACCTCGGTCTTCGAAGGGGAGACCATCCACGAGTGGCTGCACGACGGCCGCCACCTGCTCGGTTTCCCCTGCCACTGA